The Candidatus Hydrogenedentota bacterium DNA window GCCCTTCGCTCGCAAAGCAGGATAAACCGCCGCGAACGCGGCCCGGTCCTCCTCGTCCATCGCGTCGCGGTTGAGATGCTCAAAACCCCAATCGTCTTCGACAGGTCTTGCCGCCCCTGAGAATAGCGGGACAAATCTGGAGATCTTGTGCAGAAACAGCACCTTTTCGAGCAGCCATTCCCGCTTGTGCAACAGAAACTGAAACACGATGTTATCGAGCTTGTTCAGCCACGAGGTTTTGGCGCTGGTCCGAATAGCCAATATCGTGCGCGCCACGTGCAATGGCCGGGGATAAAGCCGGCGCACCCAGTCCAGGGCACAGGGCATATAGAACTGCTGGTCGCGCGCTGACTCGTAGCTGCTCATGAGGCAGGCGTGATTGTCTGCGTCCACATGCTCCGGAGGCACGCCAACAATGTTGACCTCGATACCCTCCCCGGCCAGTGCGGCCGCCAGCGCGTTCATCCCCGCCAGAGACGCTTCCGCGACGGTACGCTCCGGGCAAACCTCTGTTTTCCGCAGGGGATCCCGAACAACAAAGTTCACAACCACCGCGCCCGCCGCGGCCAAGTCGCGCGCTGCTGACACCACATCCGGACTGGCGGCCCAAGGCGCCTGGAGCAGGACACGTACGGGCAGACCAGCCTGGCGGCAGGCGCAAATCCACGCCGCCATCTGTGGCGATTCCAACGTTTTCGGGCTCAGGCACACATCCAGCAGACCGGCGTTTCGCAAGGCGGACAGGTCAGCAGGCGCGGCCGTGGCGTCTGTCCTGAGAGACAGGCGCAGATTCATTTCCCGGGCGCATTCAAGCAGTTCCAGCACTTGCGGAAGTGACGGCGCCGGGTCAACAAAATCGGCCTTGAGCGCCTTGCACCAGAACCGGTTGAGGCGCAGCCACTGCTTCAAGACGGTAGTGTTCCACCGGCGGCCTCGCGAGTTCTGCGACAGCGCAAGGCCCCGTACAGGAAGCAATGCTGTTTGGTCTTCCGAAACAAACACGGCCCGAGGTACTTTTCTCGTTTTCCACGCGCCCGGCAGGCTTGCCGTGCGCGGCCATCATACGTGCGCGCCGCCCGCCGCGGTCAAGTCGCCCGAGCTCGCGTCCAAGGATTGGTCACCAGACGGAGTAATCGGCTACTATGCGCGCCATAGCGTCGTCAACCGCAGCGGGCTCGAAACCGGATGCGTCTGGCCTTCGTGGATTTGCTCTTTTGCTGGCCGCCCCACGGCGGGGCTGACGTGGACCTCTATCATGTGGTGCGCGGTCTCCAGGCCATGGGTCAGGAGGTGCGCCTCTTCGTTACCGCGGACGTGACTTCCTGGGAGCGCGGCGCGTTCAATCCCGATGCGCTCCCCTTCCCGGCCACGCGCCTGGCCTTTACCTCCCGGACTTTTACGCGCCGCCGCGTGCCCGCTCTCGTGCGCCAGGCCGTTGACGTCTGGCGGCCAAACGCCGTCATCGTGGCGGACGGTTTCTTCATGAAGCCGTATGTGTGCGACGCGCTGTCCGATTACCCCCTTCTCGCGCGCTATTACGCCTACGAGGCTGCATGCCACCGCGACATCCTCCGCTTCAAGCACGGGATGCCTTGTTCAAACCACTATCTCTATACGCCCGACGTGTGCCGCCGGTGCGCGGCGGAGCACCTGGCGCCCGATATCCGCGCGGGCCGGAATCGCGCCTGGCTCCAGGAGTATCTGGCCGCGCGCGCCTACTCCCCCGATTACCACGCCATGTTCGCGCAGTCTCTCGCCCGCCTGGACGCCGCGCTTGTTTCCAATCCCGGCATGAAGGCACAACTCGCCGGATTCTGCCCCACCGTGTTCATGGCGCCCGGCGGCGTCCATCTCGATGCATTTCCCTATGCTCCCCCGGAAATGAAACCGGCTGCTGCTCCCAAGATTATCCTCATGCCCGGGCGCGCGGAAGACGCGACGAAAGGGGTCCATGTATTGCGCGCGGCCGGCGAAATCCTGTGGCGGCAGCGCCGCGATTTCGTCATCCACGCGACCTTGCCAGAGGACACGCCGTCCACGGAATGGTTCCGCCCCATCGGCTGGCGCGACCACCGGAATGCGGCCCGGCTGTACGCCGAAGCCGATATTGTCGCGGTCCCCTCCGTCTGGGATGAGCCGTTTGGACTCGTGGTTATCGAGGCCATGGCCGTGGGCCGCCCCGTTTGCGCGAGCCGTGTCGGCGGCCTGCAGCAGACCGTGCGCCACCTGCAAACGGGTTTCTTGTTTGACCGCGGCGACGCGCCGGAACTGGCCAAGCAACTGGCGGTACTGCTGGACAATCCGGACCTGCGCTTGCGCATGGGCGAAGCGGGCCGGCGGCTCGTAGAAGAAGAGTACGGCTGGGAGCGCGTCCTTGCGCGCTATTACGCGCCGGTCCTGGCGTTCCTCGCCGCGTGCGAGAAGGACTAGGCCGTGCGCATCGCCTTCGTCGACCTTAATTTCTCCTGGCCCGCCAACGGCGGCGCCGACGTGGACCTCTACCATGTGGCGCTCGGCATTCAGGAGGCAGGCCACGACGTCTGCCTCTTCGTCGTGCATGAATCCGGTTCTTCCGAGCGCGGCCGCGTCGAACCCAGGACCCTGCCTTTCCCCGCAACGCGCCTCGATTGCACTCGCAGCGGCCTTCGCCCGGCCAAGTTATGCCCCAGGCTGCGGCAGACCGTAGACTCCTGGCATCCGGACGTTGTGTTCCTCCAGCACGGGTACGCGCTCAAGCCCTACGTCTGCCTGACCTTCGCCGACTACCGCACCGTGGCGCGCTACTACGCCCACGAGTTGACCTGCGCCCGCGATGCGCGCCGGTTCCGCGACGGACATCCCTGTCCCAAGGATTTTCTTCGGACGCCCGATTTCTGCCGCGCGTGCGCGCTCGAAGGGCAGCGCGCCGCTATTCGGTCCTGGCGGCTCGACACCTGGAACGCGGACTACCTCGCCGCCCGGGCCTACCAACCTGAATACCATGACCAGCTGACCGCGTCCCTGCGTTCGGTGAATGTAATCATCGTCTATAACTACGCCCTCAAGAACGACTTGTGCGGATTTCATGATCAGGTAGCCGTGATTCCCAGCGGCGTCCACATGCGGGAATTTGAGGCGCTTCCCTCGCCCGCCGCAGACGGACAGACACGCAAGGTCATCCTCATGAGCGGACGCGCCGAAGACCCCCTGAAAGGCCTCGACACACTGCTGGAAGCGGGCCGCCGCCTGCGAGGCCGCCGCAACGACTTCGAAATCCGGGCTACGCATTTTGACCCGTCCCTGAGCACGGAATGGGTCCGCGCCCTGGGCTGGCGCGACCATGCGAGCGCCCTCCGCCTGTACGAGACGGCGGACATCGTTGTG harbors:
- a CDS encoding glycosyltransferase, whose amino-acid sequence is MDLLFCWPPHGGADVDLYHVVRGLQAMGQEVRLFVTADVTSWERGAFNPDALPFPATRLAFTSRTFTRRRVPALVRQAVDVWRPNAVIVADGFFMKPYVCDALSDYPLLARYYAYEAACHRDILRFKHGMPCSNHYLYTPDVCRRCAAEHLAPDIRAGRNRAWLQEYLAARAYSPDYHAMFAQSLARLDAALVSNPGMKAQLAGFCPTVFMAPGGVHLDAFPYAPPEMKPAAAPKIILMPGRAEDATKGVHVLRAAGEILWRQRRDFVIHATLPEDTPSTEWFRPIGWRDHRNAARLYAEADIVAVPSVWDEPFGLVVIEAMAVGRPVCASRVGGLQQTVRHLQTGFLFDRGDAPELAKQLAVLLDNPDLRLRMGEAGRRLVEEEYGWERVLARYYAPVLAFLAACEKD
- a CDS encoding glycosyltransferase family 4 protein, which gives rise to MRIAFVDLNFSWPANGGADVDLYHVALGIQEAGHDVCLFVVHESGSSERGRVEPRTLPFPATRLDCTRSGLRPAKLCPRLRQTVDSWHPDVVFLQHGYALKPYVCLTFADYRTVARYYAHELTCARDARRFRDGHPCPKDFLRTPDFCRACALEGQRAAIRSWRLDTWNADYLAARAYQPEYHDQLTASLRSVNVIIVYNYALKNDLCGFHDQVAVIPSGVHMREFEALPSPAADGQTRKVILMSGRAEDPLKGLDTLLEAGRRLRGRRNDFEIRATHFDPSLSTEWVRALGWRDHASALRLYETADIVVAPSLWMEPFGIVAVEAMAAGRPVCASNIGGLRDIVRDGATGLLFTPGDAEALARCLEMLLDDPGLRARMGAEGRRTAAGYDWHTIIERHYLPLLENLCRD